A portion of the Diceros bicornis minor isolate mBicDic1 chromosome 20, mDicBic1.mat.cur, whole genome shotgun sequence genome contains these proteins:
- the TERT gene encoding telomerase reverse transcriptase isoform X2: protein MPRAPRCRAVRALLRGRYREVLPLATFMRRLGPEGRRLVRRGDPEAFRALVAQCLVCVPWDSQPPPAAPSFRQVSCLKELVARVVQRLCERGARNVLAFGFALLDGARGGPPVAFTTNVRNYLPNTVTETLRSSGAWGLLLRRVGDDVLTHLLARCSLYLLVAPSCAYQVCGPPLYDLCTTAAARPASSPCRRPTPHAGESRTGLRPTRQTWNGGDVGARGPPGPPARSGRRRRVSSGGSPPPAKRPRRGLAGEPEQGPVGQVSRAHLGRARGPNDTDPHVVTPRETAVEAASWEGEPPRTRLPVPPLHREREAGSPPTRRSPRPRGAHDPRVYVETKHFLYCSGGKERLLPSFLPSCMQPSLAGARRLVETIFLGSKPGRPGPSRRTRRLPARYWRMRPLFRELLGNHARCPYGALLRTHCPLRGVATPAGSADQGCGGVGVSARERPAAAPEEDAGPRRLVQLLRQHSSPWQVYAFLRACLCRLVPAGLWGSRHNERRFLRNVKKFVSLGKHAKLSSQELTWKMKVQDCAWLRSPGAHCVPASEHRLREAVLAKFLCWLLGTYVVKLLRSFFYVTETTFQKNRLFFYRKSVWSQLQSIGIRQHFERVQLRELSEAEVRRHQEARPALLMSRLRFVPKPSGLRPIVNMDYVVGARTFHRDKKAQHLISKVKTLFGVLNYERARRPGLLGASVLGLDDIYRAWRAFVLRVRAQDPAPLLYFVKVDVTGAYDALPQDRLAEVIANVIRPQENMYCVRQYAVVRRTADGHFRKSFKRHVSTFTDLRPYMRQFVEHLQEMSSLRDAVVIEQSSSLNEAGSSLCDFFLRLVHNHVIRIGGKSYVQCRGIPQGSILSTLLCSLCYGDMENKLFSGIQRDGVLLRLVDDFLLVTPHLTQARAFLRTLVRGVPEYGCVANLRKTVVNFPVDGGALGGAAPLQLPAHCLFPWCGLLLDTRTLEVLGVLRLLQLRPDLHQSKPHLPAGLQGRQEHASQALLALAAEVSRAVPGPAGEQSPDGLHKCVPDVPAAGLQVPCVCTAASVQSASEEQPLILPPGHLRHRVSLLRPPESQERRDATRDQGRLGPISS from the exons ATGCCGCGCGCGCCCAGGTGCCGGGCCGTACGCGCCCTGCTGCGGGGCCGCTACCGCGAGGTGCTGCCACTAGCGACCTTCATGCGGCGCCTGGGGCCCGAGGGCCGGCGGCTCGTGCGGCGCGGGGACCCGGAGGCCTTCCGCGCGCTGGTGGCCCAGTGCCTGGTGTGCGTGCCCTGGGACTCGCAGCCGCCCCCCGCCGCCCCGTCCTTCCGCCAG GTGTCCTGCCTGAAGGAGCTGGTGGCCAGGGTCGTGCAGAGGCTCTGCGAGCGCGGTGCGCGGAACGTGCTGGCCTTCGGCTTCGCGCTGCTGGACGGGGCCCGCGGCGGGCCGCCCGTGGCCTTCACGACCAACGTGCGCAACTACCTGCCCAACACGGTGACCGAGACGCTGCGCAGCAGCGGCGCATGGGGGCTGCTGCTGCGCCGCGTGGGCGACGACGTGCTTACCCACCTGCTGGCACGCTGCTCACTCTACCTGCTGGTGGCCCCGAGCTGCGCCTACCAGGTGTGCGGGCCGCCGCTCTACGATCTCTGCACCACCGCCGCGGCTCGGCCTGCCTCGTCTCCCTGCCGCCGGCCCACGCCACACGCGGGCGAGAGCCGGACGGGCCTCCGACCCACGCGCCAGACCTGGAACGGCGGCGACGTGGGGGCCAGGGGACCCCCAGGGCCACCAGCCCGGAGCGGGAGGCGGCGTCGGGTCAGCTCTGGGGGAAGTCCACCTCCAGCCAAGAGGCCCAGGCGTGGCCTAGCTGGGGAGCCGGAGCAGGGGCCCGTCGGGCAGGTGTCCCGGGCGCACCTGGGCAGGGCACGTGGGCCAAATGACACCGATCCCCACGTGGTGACACCTAGAGAAACCGCCGTGGAAGCCGCGTCTTGGGAGGGCGAACCGCCGAGGACCCGTCTCCCCGTCCCCCCTCTGCACCGAGAGCGCGAGGCCGGCTCCCCACCCACGCGGCGGTCACCGCGGCCCCGGGGCGCACACGATCCCCGAGTGTATGTCGAGACCAAGCACTTCCTCTACTGCTCTGGCGGCAAGGAACGGctgctcccttccttcctgcccaGCTGCATGCAGCCCAGCCTGGCAGGGGCCCGGAGACTCGTAGAGACCATCTTTCTGGGCTCGAAGCCCGGGCGGCCAGGGCCTTCCCGCAGGACGCGCCGCCTGCCCGCGCGTTACTGGCGGATGAGGCCCCTGTTCCGGGAGCTGCTTGGGAACCATGCGCGGTGCCCCTATGGCGCGCTCCTCAGGACGCACTGTCCGCTGCGGGGCGTGGCCACCCCAGCAGGGTCCGCTGACCAGGGGTGCGGTGGAGTGGGCGTCAGCGCCCGGGAGAGGCCAGCGGCGGCCCCGGAGGAGGACGCAGGCCCGCGGCGCCTTGTCCAGCTGCTCCGCCAGCACAGCAGCCCCTGGCAGGTGTACGCGTTCCTGCGGGCCTGTCTGTGCCGGCTGGTGCCTGCTGGCCTCTGGGGATCCAGGCACAACGAGCGCCGCTTCTTGAGGAACGTGAAGAAGTTCGTCTCTCTGGGGAAGCACGCCAAGCTCTCCTCGCAGGAGCTGACCTGGAAGATGAAAGTGCAGGACTGCGCCTGGCTGCGGAGCCCAG GGGCCCACTGTGTCCCAGCCTCAGAGCACCGGCTGAGAGAGGCGGTCCTGGCCAAGTTCCTGTGCTGGCTGCTGGGCACGTACGTGGTCAAGCTGCTTAGGTCATTCTTCTACGTCACAGAGACCACGTTTCAGAAGAACCGGCTCTTCTTCTACCGGAAGAGTGTCTGGAGCCAGTTGCAGAGCATTGGGATCAG ACAACACTTCGAGAGGGTGCAGCTTCGAGAACTGTCGGAAGCGGAGGTCAGGCGACATCAGGAAGCCAGACCCGCTCTGCTGATGTCCAGACTCCGCTTCGTCCCCAAGCCCAGTGGGCTGCGGCCAATCGTGAACATGGACTACGTTGTGGGGGCCAGAACCTTCCATAGAGACAAGAAG GCCCAGCATCTCATCTCGAAGGTGAAGACGCTGTTCGGCGTGCTGAACTATGAGCGGGCGCGGCGCCCCGGCCTCCTGGGGGCCTCCGTGCTGGGCCTGGACGACATCTACAGGGCCTGGCGTGCCTTCGTGCTCCGCGTGCGGGCCCAGGACCCAGCGCCTCTGCTCTACTTTGTCAAG GTGGACGTGACGGGGGCATATGACGCCCTCCCTCAGGACAGGCTGGCGGAGGTGATCGCCAACGTGATCAGGCCCCAAGAGAACATGTACTGTGTGCGCCAGTACGCCGTGGTCCGGAGAACTGCAGACGGACACTTCCGCAAGTCCTTCAAGAGACAC GTGTCTACCTTCACGGACCTCCGGCCCTACATGAGACAGTTCGTGGAGCATCTGCAGGAGATGAGCTCACTGAGGGATGCCGTGGTCATCGAGCAG AGCTCCTCGCTGAACGAGGCCGGCAGCAGCCTCTGCGATTTCTTCCTGCGCCTGGTGCACAACCACGTCATCAGGATTGGGGGCAA GTCCTACGTCCAGTGTCGGGGGATCCCCCAGGGATCCATTCTGTCCACTCTCCTCTGCAGCTTGTGCTACGGAGACATGGAGAACAAACTGTTTTCTGGAATTCAGCGGGACGG GGTGCTCCTGCGCCTGGTGGATGACTTCCTGTTGGTCACCCCTCACCTGACACAAGCGAGAGCCTTTCTCAG GACGCTGGTCAGAGGCGTACCCGAGTATGGCTGCGTGGCGAATTTGCGGAAGACGGTGGTGAACTTCCCTGTGGACGGCGGCGCCCTGGGCGGCGCGGCCCCCCTCCAGCTGCCGGCCCACTGCCTGTTCCCCTGGTGCGGCTTGCTGCTGGACACTCGGACCCTGGAGGTGTTAGGTGTTCTGCGACTACTCCAG TTACGCCCGGACCTCCATCAGAGCAAGCCTCACCTTCCAGCAGGGCTTCAAGGCCGGCAGGAACATGCGTCGCAAGCTCTTCTCGCTCTTGCGGCTGAAGTGTCACGGGCTGTTCCTGGACCTGCAG